The Anabaena sp. WA102 genome contains a region encoding:
- a CDS encoding UPF0175 family protein has product MSVVIPNEILTTTRMNEEEMKREIAIMLFQKEKLTLAQASRFAGMNRIAFQHLLASYQIPIHYGVEDFEQDIKNLREMGRL; this is encoded by the coding sequence ATGAGTGTAGTTATTCCCAATGAAATACTAACCACAACTCGCATGAATGAAGAGGAAATGAAACGAGAAATTGCGATTATGCTGTTTCAAAAAGAAAAGTTAACTCTTGCTCAAGCTAGTCGCTTTGCTGGTATGAATCGTATAGCATTTCAACATCTACTCGCAAGTTATCAAATCCCTATTCATTACGGAGTAGAGGATTTTGAACAAGATATCAAGAATTTGCGGGAGATGGGTAGATTGTGA
- a CDS encoding alpha/beta fold hydrolase, with translation MRAKIRDTEIYFDVDGCSLVVEEQGIRQKPVAFIIHGGPGVDHTSYKPCFSPLVHHLQLVYFDHRGQGRSARGPKETYTLDNNVDDMEALRQYLGLEKIVLIGSSYGGMVALSYAVKYPQNVSHLIVIATAANSRFLERAQEILAERGNEEQKAIALQLWSGNFENEEQLRQFFRVMGSMYSQNNDRKLNSPDSDETILSVDAINVAFSGFLNDYNILNELHKITSPTLVIAGRHDWICAPEFSEEIAQAIPNAYLKIFENSGHLIRVDEPQSLLDEIARFLNLGSLVF, from the coding sequence ATGCGAGCTAAAATACGGGATACAGAAATCTATTTTGATGTTGACGGCTGTAGTTTGGTAGTTGAAGAACAAGGAATACGTCAGAAACCTGTTGCTTTCATAATTCACGGCGGACCTGGAGTTGACCACACGAGTTATAAACCGTGCTTTTCTCCCCTCGTCCATCACCTTCAGCTAGTCTATTTTGACCATCGGGGACAGGGAAGGTCAGCCCGTGGACCGAAAGAAACCTATACCCTAGATAATAATGTTGACGATATGGAAGCCTTACGCCAATATCTAGGACTGGAGAAAATCGTTTTAATCGGTTCTTCCTATGGAGGTATGGTTGCTCTTTCTTATGCTGTGAAGTATCCCCAAAATGTTTCACACCTGATTGTCATTGCCACAGCAGCTAATTCCCGGTTTCTAGAACGCGCTCAGGAAATTCTGGCAGAACGGGGAAACGAAGAACAAAAAGCAATTGCTCTTCAACTTTGGTCAGGTAATTTTGAAAATGAAGAACAGCTACGCCAATTTTTTCGGGTGATGGGTTCAATGTACTCCCAAAACAATGACCGGAAATTAAATTCCCCAGACTCAGACGAAACAATTCTCTCTGTTGATGCCATTAATGTTGCCTTTAGTGGCTTCTTAAATGACTATAATATCCTCAACGAATTACATAAGATTACCTCACCAACTCTTGTGATTGCAGGGCGGCATGACTGGATCTGCGCCCCAGAGTTTTCTGAAGAAATTGCTCAAGCTATTCCTAATGCCTACTTGAAAATATTTGAGAACAGCGGACATTTAATTCGTGTTGATGAACCGCAATCACTGTTGGATGAAATTGCTAGGTTTTTAAATCTTGGTAGTTTGGTGTTCTAG
- the glgB gene encoding 1,4-alpha-glucan branching enzyme produces MSTTTVAPEQVNRIVGNQHHDPFEILGSHLIEQNGKTVWAVRAYLPNASAAWVVVPEERKEYPMDTVHNPHFFECTIETPELKNYQLRIKEGEHERVVNDPYAFRSAKLTEFDLHLFSEGNHHRIYEKLGAHTTEVDGVKGVYFAVWAPNARNVSLLGDFNLWDGRKHQMRKGHTGIWELFIPEIGVGEHYKYEIKNFEGHIYEKSDPYGFQQEPRPKTASIVTDLNSYTWKDEDWLEKRRHSDPLSQPISVYEVHLGSWLHAASAEPAKLPNGETEAVVVVSELKPGARFLTYRELADKLIPYVKKLGYTHLELLPIAEHPFDGSWGYQVTGYFAPTSRFGTPEDFMYFVDECHNNGIGVIVDWVPGHFPKDGHGLAFFDGSHLYEHSDSRKGEHKEWGTLVFNYNRHEVRNFLVANALFWFDKYHIDGIRVDAVASMLYLDYCRKPGEWLTNEYGGRENLEAADFLRQVNSLLFSYYPGVLSIAEESTSWPMVSWPTYTGGLGFNLKWNMGWMHDMLDYFSMDPWFRQFHQNNITFSMWYNHSENFMLALSHDEIVHGKSNMIGKMPGDEWQKLANIRCLFTYMFAHPGKKTMFMSMEFGQWSEWNAWADLEWHLLQFEPHRQLKDFFQSLNHFYRSEPALYTQDFDQAGFEWIDCTDNRHSVVSFVRRDKNSDDFMIVVCNFTPQPHSHYRIGVPEKGFYTELFNSDARQYGGSNMGNLGGKWTDDWSLHNRPYSLDLCLPPLGVLMLKLDKQKSAQVME; encoded by the coding sequence ATGTCCACAACCACAGTCGCCCCTGAACAGGTTAATCGCATTGTTGGCAATCAACATCACGATCCCTTTGAAATTCTGGGTTCTCATCTCATCGAGCAAAATGGTAAAACTGTCTGGGCTGTGCGAGCCTATCTCCCAAATGCCAGCGCTGCGTGGGTAGTAGTTCCAGAAGAACGGAAAGAATACCCCATGGATACAGTGCATAATCCACACTTTTTTGAATGCACCATTGAAACCCCAGAACTAAAAAATTATCAGTTACGCATTAAAGAAGGGGAACATGAGCGGGTGGTTAATGATCCCTACGCTTTCCGTTCTGCTAAATTAACAGAATTCGATCTACATTTATTTAGTGAAGGCAACCATCACCGCATTTACGAGAAATTGGGAGCGCACACCACAGAAGTAGATGGTGTCAAAGGCGTTTATTTTGCCGTTTGGGCCCCCAATGCCCGCAACGTTTCCTTATTGGGAGATTTTAACCTGTGGGATGGACGCAAACACCAGATGCGGAAAGGACACACAGGCATTTGGGAATTATTTATTCCCGAAATAGGTGTAGGAGAACATTACAAATACGAAATCAAAAATTTTGAAGGACATATTTACGAAAAATCTGATCCTTACGGTTTCCAGCAAGAACCCCGTCCAAAAACAGCATCTATTGTTACTGACTTAAATTCCTACACCTGGAAAGACGAAGACTGGCTGGAAAAGCGGCGACACAGTGACCCCTTGAGTCAACCCATTTCCGTTTACGAAGTCCATTTAGGTTCTTGGTTACACGCTGCTAGTGCAGAACCTGCCAAATTACCCAATGGAGAAACTGAAGCCGTAGTTGTCGTTTCTGAACTAAAACCCGGCGCTCGGTTTCTGACTTATCGGGAACTAGCAGACAAACTCATTCCCTACGTCAAGAAATTAGGATATACCCATTTAGAACTCCTCCCAATTGCCGAACATCCCTTTGATGGTTCTTGGGGTTATCAAGTAACTGGTTATTTTGCGCCTACTTCCCGTTTTGGTACACCTGAAGACTTCATGTACTTTGTGGATGAATGCCATAACAATGGTATTGGTGTCATTGTAGACTGGGTTCCTGGCCACTTCCCCAAAGATGGACATGGTTTAGCATTCTTTGATGGTAGTCACTTGTATGAACATTCTGATTCCCGCAAAGGTGAACATAAGGAATGGGGGACTTTAGTATTTAACTACAATCGCCATGAAGTCCGTAATTTCCTAGTGGCTAATGCCCTGTTCTGGTTTGATAAATACCACATTGACGGAATTCGTGTTGATGCGGTCGCTTCCATGCTTTACCTTGACTACTGCCGAAAACCAGGAGAATGGTTGACTAACGAATATGGTGGTCGAGAAAATTTAGAAGCGGCAGATTTTCTACGTCAAGTTAATAGCTTGTTGTTTAGTTATTATCCTGGTGTGCTTTCCATTGCGGAGGAGTCCACATCTTGGCCAATGGTATCTTGGCCTACCTATACGGGCGGATTGGGCTTTAATTTAAAATGGAATATGGGCTGGATGCACGATATGCTGGATTACTTCAGCATGGACCCGTGGTTTCGTCAGTTCCATCAAAACAATATTACCTTTAGTATGTGGTATAACCACAGCGAGAACTTCATGTTAGCTCTGTCCCATGATGAAATCGTGCATGGTAAGAGTAATATGATCGGCAAAATGCCCGGTGATGAATGGCAGAAGTTAGCTAATATCCGCTGTTTGTTTACTTATATGTTCGCTCACCCCGGCAAGAAAACCATGTTTATGAGCATGGAATTTGGTCAGTGGAGTGAGTGGAATGCTTGGGCTGATTTGGAATGGCATCTATTACAGTTTGAACCACACCGACAGTTAAAGGATTTTTTCCAGTCTCTTAATCATTTTTACCGTTCTGAACCAGCTTTATATACTCAAGATTTTGATCAAGCCGGGTTTGAGTGGATTGATTGTACCGATAACCGCCATAGTGTGGTTTCCTTTGTCCGTCGTGACAAGAATTCTGACGATTTTATGATTGTGGTTTGTAACTTTACCCCTCAACCCCATTCTCATTATCGTATTGGTGTGCCAGAAAAGGGTTTCTACACTGAGTTGTTCAATAGTGATGCTCGTCAGTATGGCGGTAGTAATATGGGCAATTTAGGTGGTAAGTGGACTGATGATTGGTCTTTGCATAATCGTCCTTATTCCTTGGATTTATGTTTACCTCCTTTGGGTGTATTGATGCTTAAGTTGGATAAACAGAAATCTGCACAGGTAATGGAATAA
- a CDS encoding DUF3368 domain-containing protein, whose translation MIVVSDTSPINNLAAINQLHLLQQLYGTVLIPEAVYQELTDPDFPVAGAKEVQTFTWIQIRAIEDRTMLKALSSELDPGEAEAIVLALEMKAEQVLIDERRGRMIAARLNLHYTGILGVLVEAKSQGFISTVKPLLDDLINKAGFWVTEPLYKSVLRLVNETK comes from the coding sequence GTGATTGTTGTCAGCGATACTTCACCCATTAATAATCTTGCAGCTATTAACCAGCTTCACTTATTACAACAGCTTTACGGAACAGTTCTAATTCCTGAAGCCGTTTATCAAGAATTAACTGATCCTGATTTTCCCGTAGCGGGTGCAAAGGAAGTACAAACTTTTACTTGGATTCAAATCCGTGCAATTGAAGATAGGACGATGCTTAAAGCACTTAGCAGTGAACTTGATCCTGGAGAAGCAGAGGCTATAGTTTTAGCCTTAGAAATGAAAGCAGAACAAGTTTTAATTGATGAACGTCGTGGCCGCATGATTGCTGCTAGACTTAATCTCCATTATACCGGAATTTTAGGAGTTTTAGTAGAAGCCAAAAGTCAAGGTTTCATTTCTACTGTTAAACCTCTGTTAGATGATCTTATTAATAAAGCAGGATTTTGGGTTACTGAACCCTTGTATAAAAGTGTCTTACGGCTAGTTAATGAAACAAAGTAA
- a CDS encoding glutathione S-transferase family protein has product MLLLQFSTSHYCRKARLALGYKGINYQTENLTPGLHILRLKSLTGLTTLPVLLPQIVGQPQAIGDSTEIFKFLESYQPEPTLFLPNLEQQTQAAMLEDWLDESIGTATRFVYYQFRAGEGKDIDPSLFSQMVIKVVRQQYGINDTTVELAKKRLANALSLLSMYWQKGDYLVGSRLSIADIAAAALLSPLALIPDYRQAYPQIFARIINIHQLCGEPLPPGLEDVGAQGLRPIRS; this is encoded by the coding sequence ATGCTGTTACTGCAATTTAGTACATCTCATTATTGTCGCAAAGCCAGATTGGCATTGGGTTATAAAGGAATTAATTATCAAACCGAAAATCTCACTCCAGGGCTGCACATCTTGAGGCTAAAGTCCTTAACTGGATTGACAACATTACCCGTCCTGTTACCCCAAATTGTCGGACAACCCCAAGCTATTGGCGACTCTACGGAAATTTTTAAATTTTTAGAAAGCTATCAACCCGAACCTACCTTGTTTCTACCCAATTTAGAACAGCAAACTCAAGCTGCGATGTTAGAAGACTGGTTAGATGAAAGTATAGGCACGGCTACTAGATTTGTATATTATCAATTTCGCGCTGGTGAAGGTAAGGACATTGACCCATCACTATTTAGTCAAATGGTGATTAAAGTAGTTAGACAACAATATGGTATTAATGATACTACCGTTGAATTAGCTAAAAAAAGACTCGCTAATGCCTTGTCATTATTGTCTATGTATTGGCAAAAAGGTGATTATTTAGTGGGTAGCCGCTTGAGTATAGCTGATATTGCAGCGGCGGCTTTGTTGAGTCCTTTAGCACTAATTCCCGATTATCGTCAGGCATATCCACAGATTTTTGCACGAATTATCAATATCCACCAGTTATGTGGTGAACCATTGCCACCAGGACTTGAGGACGTAGGGGCGCAGGGACTGCGCCCAATCAGGAGTTAA